The DNA region TCGTCGGTTCATCACGACAACATCGCGGCAACCTGCGGGGGCTGCCACCACGGCATCGAAGAGACCTTCAAAACCAGCATCCACTACCCGGCGGAAGCCGACCCCGAGCATCGCTTTCCGAACTGCGAGGACTGTCACTCATCGCACACCATCAGTCGTACCGACCAGCAGGATTTCAGGTTCACGATGATGAACCAATGCGGTCGCTGCCACGAAACCGAGGCCGAGACCTTCTTCGACACGTTTCACGGCAAGGTCTCCCGGCTCGGCTCGGCGGGCTCCGCCAAGTGCTACGACTGCCACGGTACTCACGACATTCTACCGGCCTCGAACCCTGCTTCGGCTCTGGGCCGGGATCGGGTCGTCGACACTTGTGGCAACTGCCACGAGGGCTCCCACAAGCGGTTTGCAGGCTATCTGACCCACGCCACCCACCACGATCCCGACAAGTACCCCTGGCTCTTCTGGACCTTCTGGGCCATGACCACCCTCCTGGTCGGCACTCTGACCTTCGCCCTTCTGCACACGCTGGCCTGGCTGACCCGGCTGTGGTTGAACCGGGAGGAGTGGAAGAAGCACAAGCTCCTGGCAAAAGCCAACAGCAAAAAGCTCTACCGCCGCTTCAACCGCTTCAACCGGACCTTGCACGTGTTGATGCTGGTGAGCTTCTTTACCCTTGCGCTAACGGGCATGGCGCTCAAGTTCTCCTACATGGCCTGGGCTCAGGCCGTGTCCTGGCTACTCGGCGGCTTCCACACAATGGCGACCCTGCATCGGATCGGCGCCGTGTTTTTGGTGGCGATCTTCTTCGTCCACCTCTGGGACGTGTGGCGCAAGAAGAAGGCATCCGGAGAGACCTGGCTTCAGATGATCGCCGGCCCCAACTCGATCCTGTTCAATAGACGCGACGTCAAGGAAGTAGTTCAGTCGATTCGCTGGTTCTTCGGCATGGGTTCACGCCCCCACTACGGTCGCTATACCTATTGGGAGAAGTTTGACTACTTCGCGGTCTTCTGGGGCGTGCTCGTGATTGGCTCGACCGGGTTGATCCTGTGGTTTCCCGAAGTCTTCACTCACATTGTCCCGGGTTGGTTCGTCAATGTGGCCACCATCATCCACAGCGATGAAGCCCTGCTGGCGGTGGGATTTATCTTCACCATCCATTTCTTCAACACCCACTTCCGGCCTGACAAGTTCCCCATGGATCCGGTCATCTTCACCGGCCGGGTCACCCTGGACGAACTGCAGTACGACAAGCCCGGTGAGTACGAAGAACTGGTCAAGAGCGGGCAGCTCGAAGAGCACCTGGTCGATCCCGTCCCCAAGCCGGCCGAGAAGGCGATCCGGTTCTTCGCCTACACCGCGCTGGCGATCGGGCTCGTCCTGATCGCCCTGATCGTCTATTCGATGCTCTTCGGTTACCGCTGAGCGGCTCTTCGCTGACTCGCCGGCCGCTAGCCCTCGCTCGTCGACTGCTTCTTGCGCGCGGGCACTCTGGCCGGCCTTCGGTGGCGAGTCGAGCGCCCATTCAACCAGGCGGTGTCCATGGGGTAGATCTCGGGATCGAAAATCACCGAGTAGAAGTGCCAGACCAGAATCGCGAGCGTGGCGAGAACGGCCTCGTAGAAGTGAATCACCGTCGACAGATCGGCTACCCAACTCGGCAGCCAACGCAGGGTCCATTCCTCGAACCACAACAGAAAGCCGGTCGCCGCCATGATGACCGTGCCCCAGATCACCGCCAGGTACTCGGCCTTCTCGACGTAGCCGACCCATGGCTCCGGCGGCGGCACGGTCCGGCGTCCGGCCAGAAAAGAGACCTTCTCTTTGATCTCGACCCAGTCCGCCCGCCCGGGCCACATCTCGGCGATACACCGTCTCGCCCGTCTGTCCCTGAGGAGGTGGATGACATGCACGGCGCCCGCAGCCAGCATCACCACCGCCGCGACGCGGTGAATCCAGCCGCGGAATCCGAACAGCGACAGCGACCACCAGGCCTCCGGGTACTTCAAGGCGAAACCGGTGTAGGCGAGAACAATGAAACTCAGCGCCAACAGAGCGTGAGCAAGGCGAAAGCCCTGCGACATACGCTCCGGCGCGTCGGCCGATGCCGGCCCCATCCTTGGCTCGGGATGCCGGGCTTTTCGGTAGAGGTCGAGCAGGTTGTGCAGCAGCATGACACCGATCGTGACGAAGATCAGTGAAAGATAGGCTTTGCGCACCCAATACACCACCGCGTGCTCCCTCTTGGTGGGCAAAACGTGGACCGGACCGATGGCGAACTGAGCGCCCGCACCGGGATGGCAGTGGCCGCAGGTCGCCGCCAGGTTGGCGGCATGAGTATGGGCCGCAGGATCCGACGAGGGCAGGATGTCGTGGACGCCATGGCACGAGGCACAATTGGCGACCGTGACCGAGCCGCCACGCGAAGCGAGGCCGTGAAAGCTGTCCGAATAGGCCGGCACCTTGTCCTCGGACATGCCGAACTTCGCCGACAGCCGGAGATCGCCGTGGCAGCGACCACAGGTAACCTTGGGCAGGTTGGTGGCAAAGACCGGGGACTCCTCGTTCGCCGGTCCCAGAATGCGATGCTCACCGTGACAGTCGGTGCAGACCGGCGATTCTTGGATGCCGTGTCTGGCGGCCTTGCCGTGGACACTGGCCTCGTACACCGCGGTAATCTTCTCGTGGCATTGGCCGCAGGTCTCGGGCACTCGTTCGCGGTGGACCTTCGAGCTCACGTCGGCCGCCGGCAGGATGTCGTGGGCGCCGTGACAACTGCTGCAGTTGGCGCCGCCGTTGCCCTCGATCACGGCACCGGCGTGAACGCTCGCGGAATAAGCCGCCAATGGCTGCACCAGCCGGATGCCCAGCTCGCCTGCAAGATCGGCGTCGGCGTGGCAGGCACCACAGGTCTCGGCGATTCTGTGCAAGTGAATCGGCGACCCCGGATCGGTCTGCGAAACCAGCTCGTGGATCGCGCCGTGGCATACCTGGCAGCCACCACTCGGCCATTCTGCAGCTCCTCCCGCGCGGCCGTGGACACTGCTCTCGAGCACCATGGCCGTTTCGTCGTGGCAGTCGGCACAGCCCGGTGTCAGCCCACCGTCCATGTGCTCCTCCGACTCGGTGCCCGGATGGCAATCGATGCACTCGGCGAACTCGTGCACCGAGGCCGCCAGGGTCTCGGCCGGGTCGTCATGGCAGTCGAGACAACCGGCCTCCTGTCCCTGTACCGGCAAGGCCAGAGCCAAGAATCCGAGCAAAACAGTGGCCGCAGCTCCCTGGCAGGAAAGTTCTCGGGTCGACACGACTCGCTTACCTCCTCGAAGACCGGCCTCCGCCGGCATTCTGTCCTTCTTGCTGGGCGGCGCGCGCCGCCTCACAAGGCGGACCCAAATACCACCCCGCCGGACAGTGAACGTTCGAGCTCTCTGGAAGTGCCGCCGAGGCGAGTCGGTTCTATGCGTCTCTATATGGTTACTCATTCTCCTTTCACAGCCTTCGACCAGGCACGGTATTCACGACTGTAGATCCATCGACTACACTCCCGGCGAGAGCCGCGCCTTTTCGGAAGAGGCAACTCGTGGACCTGCCTTCCGTAGAAGGCTTGAGAGAAGAACCGAGGAGAACCGCCGCATGCCCCGACGACTCCAACGCCACCCCCGACCTTCGAACCGTTCGCTGGCGATCGCAATTGCCGGCCTGGCGCTTGTGGCGTGCAGCCTGCGGGGCGCCAGCATGGCCGAGATCGAGCGCATTGCGACGTTACTGCAGCTCGCGCCGGGGCACGTGCTCGCGGACGTCGGCGCCGGCGACGGCGATTTTTCCGAGAAGCTAGCCGCAAAGGTCGGGCCCGAAGGGCGGGTCTTTGCCACCGAGGTCAAGAAAGACCTGGTCAAGAAAATCGAGAAACGCATGAGCCGCAAAGGCCTTTCACAAATCGAGGCGGTCCTGGGCAACCAGGATGAAATCGGCTTGCCGCCGGACTGCTGCGACGCCGTTCTGCTGCGCCTCGTCTACCATCACTTCGTCAAGCCCGAGAGAATGCGCGCCGAGCTCTGGCAAGCCCTCAAACCGAACGGGCTGATCGCCATCATAGACATCACGCCGCAGGAGCACTGGAGCAAGCTGCCCGGGGTGCCCGATCGTGGTGGCCATGGCATCCCCAAGGGCGACCTGGTCGCCGAAATGGTGGGCGCCGGATTCGAGTTCGTCGAGCAGCAAAACAACTGGAACAACCAAGAGGACCGATTCGCGGTTCTGTTCCGCAAGCCGAGAGCCTAGATCGCATCGCCGGATTCTCGATCAGCCTCTTGCAGGGCGAGAACCTGCTCCGCAGCCAGTAGAAAGGCCCCGCTGGCGTAGACCTCGGAGTGCCGCCCGGAGACCCGGCCGGGCTTGGCGCCGGGCTTCTGGACCCAACCGAGGCGGCCCTCTCCATCGACGTTTCGGAAGAGTCCTTCCCAGGCCGCCGCGACCACCGGCAGAAAGTCCTCGGGGTCGAGGATGCCCTGGTGAACCCCCCAGGCGAGAGCGAAACAGAAAAGCGCCGATGCGCTGCTCTCTCCGGGAGCCGACGAGCTCGAGCCCAGAAGATCCGAACGCCAGAGTCCGTCGTCGGCTTGAAGCTCCGCAATCCGCTCGGCAAGGTCGCGGAAGACCCGCCTGTAGAAGATCTCGCTTGAACGAGCTTGCCCCAATTCGTCTATCAGGCGGGCCAGACCCGCCAGAACCCAACCGTTACCTCGAGCCCAGAATCGAGGATCTCGCTCATCGCGGAACCTGAGATCGCGATGGAACAACCGGTGCTTCTCGTCATAAAGAAGGTCGTACGCCTCGCGCCACAGCCGATCCATGAAATCGAGGTATCTGGCGTCACCGGTCGCTCGGGCAAGCTTGGCCAGAGCCGGAGGCGACATGAACAACGCGTCGCACCACCAGTAGTCGATCCGCTGATGCTCCTTGGTCCAGCTCGGCGGCTCGCTCATCATCCGATCGATCGCAATCTGAAACGGTCTGTATCGCTCAGCGCCGTTTTCGATCCGAATGAGCTCGAGATAGGTCTGGGCGATGGCGTGATCGTCGGCGTGGCGGTGGCGCGCCCCGATCTGCCAACCGGCTCGTTCACCGACCGCGATCATCGCCTCGAGGTACTTCGAGTCGCCCGTAAGGCGGTAGGCCGCCATGACGCCGGAGTAGAAAACGGCGTTGGTCCAGTCTTTGGGATCGTATTCGGGGTGATCGAGCTGCCAGTCGGCCACCCTGGCCGCCACGGCTCGGATCTGCGCCGGCTCCAGTGGATCGACCTCGGCCTCCGATACCGCCCGGGGCTCAGCGGCGCAGCCTCCGACCGACAGCCAAAAGGCCATGACGAACACGGTAAGGATTCGCTGCATCGGAGCACCGTCTCGCGCTACCATCTCGCCATTCGCCACCGACAGCTACAGCGTTTCTTTGGTGGTTACCAGGTACTGGATGCTCTCGATCGAGCCGCCGGCGTCGAGCGGAAACGCCACGTCCAAATGAACGACGGTCTTGCCGCTCGAGCGGGTCGGGCTCATGCGCAGGCCGAATCCCACATCCCTCAGCACGCCGAGATCGTCTTCGCTATCGGAGCCCGCAAACCAGGCCGTGCCGATGTCCAGAAACACTGCCGCCCCGAGAGTGGCGAGCTTGAACACCTCCCTCTTCGAGTAGTAACGCTGCTCCAGCGTCAGGAGCAAACGGCGATCGCCGCTCTGGAAGCGAAGCGGGTAGCCACGCAGACCGCTGTCACCTCCGATCAGGAGCTGCTGTTCCGCGTCCAGGTTCTCAACCGCCGCGGCCTGAAACTCGGCGTAGAAGATGTGTCTACCCAGGTTTCTGCGATAGAAGCGGACCGTTCCGCTAAGTGCAGCATTCGCAAAGCCTTCTTTCGACCACCGAGTGCCGCCGGTGCTGTCGATGAAGAGCAGCCTTCCGGGACCCAGGTGGAATCCGCTCGAAGCGTCGAATCCCACCAGCGCCTCGTCACGGTCACCACCGAATGCGGGCGAAGACCAGCCCGCCCGGGCGCTGATCACCGTACCGAGGTTGACGTCCTCGATACGAGCGATCTTGTCAAGATCTGCCGCTTCGATGAACCGGTCTTCGACCCAGTCAAAGCCGATCCAAGGATAGGAGATCGTGCGGTCGGGGGGGAGATCCGTTGGAGGCGGTCGGTCCGCGAGCTGGGTGAAGCGATCGCGCAGGAACGTAAAGCCGAGACTCAAGCGCCGAGCCACACCGTCGTGAAGTCCTCGAGAGAACCCCCAGAACGCAGTCAGCTGATCGATCTCGTGCCGGAACTCAGTCGCGACCTCGCCGCGCTCGAAGAGCGGATCGATCCGCTCTTCCGTCAGAAGCGTAATGCCCTTGGATCGCCGCGAATCGAGAGCGAAGAACGGACGCTTCAGCTTGAGAAAGCGGCGGTAGCCATCGGAGTTCTCCTCCAGTAACACCTCGGCTTCGGCCCGCGTCCCGAAGAGATTGAAGTCCCGGAATTGAAACTCGTTCCTAGTGCGTTCGACATCGGACTCGCGGCTGACGCCCAACTCCTTTCCGGTGCCCAAGAAGTTCGTGTCCTCGATGTGAAACCGTGTGCTGTTCTCGCCTCCGCTCCTTGAATACGAAGCGCCGCCGGTCAGGGTCCACACGTCGCGAGTTCTCACCACAACGTCGACCTCGCCACCGATCTCCTCGCTCTTGCGCCGATACGCGGTGGGCCGGATTTCCGCCTCGTACAGGTAGCCCTTGCTGCGCAGCAGGCGCTCGGACTCCTCGAGTAGCCGATGCGAATACGGATCGCCGCTCTTGAAGAGAAGCTCTTTTCGAATCACGTTCTCCGCCGTCTTGCGTCGATAGCGGTTCACCATTCGAAACAGCTTCCGATTCTCGGTCGGGTCGCTCTCGTCGAAGACATTGCCGACCTCCACCGAGATCGCGCCGATCCGCACGTTACTGGCCTCCAGAAAGCCCTTCGGCGGAACCACGTGGTCGCTTGACGCAGACTCCGCCGTACCCGCTTCCCCTTCTTGCGCTTTCCTGTAGACGCGCAGCCGGCTGGGCTCCGGATGGGGCGGGTCACGTGGCCGATCACGATTGACCGGTAAGGTCTCCCACCGAAGGAAGTACTCGCCGCGGCGATCGTGGATGAACTCGCGCACCTCCATGCCGGGAACCGGGGATTCCGGCTCATTCAGAAGTCGGAGACCGTCAGGGATCGGCAGCGTTACAACCGGCGTCAGCGTATCCTCGTCCAAGACCCAGATGCCGGCTCCCTGCTCGACATGCCGAAACTCCTGGGTCAGGTTGCCGTGCTCGTCGATCGTCGGGGGCCTCACGACGGT from bacterium includes:
- a CDS encoding class I SAM-dependent methyltransferase, with protein sequence MPRRLQRHPRPSNRSLAIAIAGLALVACSLRGASMAEIERIATLLQLAPGHVLADVGAGDGDFSEKLAAKVGPEGRVFATEVKKDLVKKIEKRMSRKGLSQIEAVLGNQDEIGLPPDCCDAVLLRLVYHHFVKPERMRAELWQALKPNGLIAIIDITPQEHWSKLPGVPDRGGHGIPKGDLVAEMVGAGFEFVEQQNNWNNQEDRFAVLFRKPRA
- a CDS encoding glycoside hydrolase family 88 protein, with protein sequence MQRILTVFVMAFWLSVGGCAAEPRAVSEAEVDPLEPAQIRAVAARVADWQLDHPEYDPKDWTNAVFYSGVMAAYRLTGDSKYLEAMIAVGERAGWQIGARHRHADDHAIAQTYLELIRIENGAERYRPFQIAIDRMMSEPPSWTKEHQRIDYWWCDALFMSPPALAKLARATGDARYLDFMDRLWREAYDLLYDEKHRLFHRDLRFRDERDPRFWARGNGWVLAGLARLIDELGQARSSEIFYRRVFRDLAERIAELQADDGLWRSDLLGSSSSAPGESSASALFCFALAWGVHQGILDPEDFLPVVAAAWEGLFRNVDGEGRLGWVQKPGAKPGRVSGRHSEVYASGAFLLAAEQVLALQEADRESGDAI